GCCGAGCGCCGCACGCTCGACGATTTTCTTGGCCTCGGACAGATCGAGCTCGGCGAGCTGAGCGGGCGCTCGCGTCATCCGAGCCTCGACAGGCGCTCGCGGAAGTCGCGCACCAAGGGCATACCGAGCACCTGCTTTTTTGATCGATTCTGCTGCCAGGTCGCCGCGTCCTTGCCACGCCCTGTCGTCATGCCGAGCACCACCCAGTTGGCGGCGCGATAGCAGGTGCCGCGATTCCGATCGAGATCCACGAAGGTCTTTCCGAAGTAGATCGGGTGCGCGTAGAGGCGCTCCCAGTCGGAGGACAGCCTCCGGGCCATGTGCCCGAGCAAGTGCGATGCGAGATGCGGCACCTTGACCCAGGGCAGGATCAGAAACCGGCTGTTGTAGGCGAGCAGCCGGAGATTCTTCCGCCGCGCGTCCAGAGACCAACCGATGTAGCGATCACGCGCGCCCAGGTGGCGAGGCGCGCTCGACCACGTGAAGCACGCGATCGGCCGGCTCTGTGCATACGCCACGTACTTGAGCTGCTCGCCGACCGGTTGCGTGTAGCGCAAGTAGTGGTGCGCCTCGAGCAGCCCGCGGCAGAGCTTCTCTTCCTCGGTCCGGCGTACCTGACGAATCTCGAGCGGCCCGAGCTCGCGGAGGCTGCACACGAACGGCGTCTCGTCGATCTCGACCGGCTCCGGCCGCGGTCGCTGCAGCAGTGGATTGGGCGGTCGCTTCCGGATCGGTGGCAGATCGATGTGCCCCGACCGCGCCAGCGCCAGCATCAGCCCTCGGCACACCATGTCTCGCAGCGCGCCGTTGCCCTGCCGCCAATCCCACTCCTCACAAACCAGCGCGCTGAGCTTCCGCCGGCTCGCTTTTGGCG
This genomic interval from bacterium contains the following:
- a CDS encoding DUF4338 domain-containing protein, giving the protein MTEVLRYRGRSISETDVAFLRELIARSPKASRRKLSALVCEEWDWRQGNGALRDMVCRGLMLALARSGHIDLPPIRKRPPNPLLQRPRPEPVEIDETPFVCSLRELGPLEIRQVRRTEEEKLCRGLLEAHHYLRYTQPVGEQLKYVAYAQSRPIACFTWSSAPRHLGARDRYIGWSLDARRKNLRLLAYNSRFLILPWVKVPHLASHLLGHMARRLSSDWERLYAHPIYFGKTFVDLDRNRGTCYRAANWVVLGMTTGRGKDAATWQQNRSKKQVLGMPLVRDFRERLSRLG